One Micromonospora eburnea genomic region harbors:
- the purD gene encoding phosphoribosylamine--glycine ligase codes for MRVLVVGGGGREHALALGLAADPSVEVLVAAPGNPGIAAVASLREVNANDPASVAALAVEMGADLVVIGPEAPLVAGVADAVRAKGIPVFGPSAEAARLEGSKAFAKDVMTAAGVPTARAYTCTDPESTAGALDEFGPPYVVKNDGLAAGKGVVVTDDRAVAEAHAAECGRVVIEEYLAGPEVSLFVVTDGEAALPLLPAQDFKRAGDGDTGPNTGGMGAYAPLPWAPPGLVDEVMRDVVHPTLAEMRRRGTPFAGLLYVGLAITAAGPRVIEFNARFGDPETQVVLALLETPLAGLLHAAATGTLAAHPPLRWRDGAAVTVVVAAEGYPAAPRTGDVISGADRAGVIHAGTRRDADGMLRSAGGRVLCGTATGPDLAAARDAAYDLVRGIELTGSYHRTDIAAAAVAGRVTVPS; via the coding sequence GTGCGGGTTCTGGTTGTGGGTGGTGGGGGGCGGGAGCATGCGCTCGCGCTCGGGTTGGCCGCGGATCCTTCCGTCGAGGTGTTGGTGGCGGCACCGGGTAATCCCGGGATCGCTGCCGTCGCCTCGCTGCGGGAGGTGAACGCGAACGATCCGGCGTCCGTCGCGGCGCTCGCGGTCGAAATGGGCGCCGACCTGGTGGTGATCGGGCCGGAGGCGCCGCTGGTGGCCGGGGTCGCCGACGCGGTACGCGCCAAGGGCATCCCCGTGTTCGGCCCGTCGGCGGAGGCGGCCCGGCTGGAGGGCTCCAAGGCGTTCGCCAAGGACGTGATGACCGCGGCCGGGGTGCCCACGGCTCGCGCGTACACCTGCACCGACCCGGAGAGCACCGCAGGGGCGCTGGACGAGTTCGGGCCGCCGTACGTGGTGAAGAACGACGGGCTGGCCGCCGGCAAGGGCGTCGTGGTGACCGACGACCGGGCGGTCGCCGAGGCGCACGCGGCCGAGTGTGGCCGGGTGGTGATCGAGGAGTACCTGGCCGGGCCCGAGGTCTCCCTCTTCGTGGTCACCGACGGGGAGGCGGCCCTGCCGCTGCTGCCCGCCCAGGACTTCAAGCGCGCCGGCGACGGCGACACCGGGCCGAACACCGGCGGCATGGGGGCGTACGCGCCGCTGCCCTGGGCGCCGCCCGGCCTGGTCGACGAGGTGATGCGCGACGTCGTGCACCCGACGCTGGCCGAGATGCGCCGCCGGGGCACCCCGTTCGCCGGCCTGCTCTACGTCGGCCTGGCGATCACCGCCGCCGGCCCCCGGGTGATCGAGTTCAACGCCCGCTTCGGCGACCCGGAGACCCAGGTCGTCCTCGCCCTGCTGGAGACGCCGCTCGCCGGGCTGCTGCACGCCGCCGCCACCGGCACCCTCGCCGCGCACCCGCCGCTGCGCTGGCGGGACGGCGCGGCGGTCACCGTCGTGGTCGCGGCCGAGGGATACCCGGCGGCGCCGCGTACCGGCGACGTGATCTCGGGTGCGGACCGTGCCGGGGTCATCCACGCCGGCACCCGCCGGGACGCCGACGGCATGCTGCGCTCCGCCGGGGGCCGGGTCCTCTGCGGTACGGCCACCGGCCCCGACCTCGCCGCCGCACGGGACGCCGCCTACGACCTGGTACGCGGCATCGAGCTGACCGGCTCGTACCACCGCACCGACATCGCCGCCGCCGCGGTGGCGGGCCGGGTCACCGTGCCGTCCTGA
- a CDS encoding MinD/ParA family ATP-binding protein, translating into MVHENADRAHVPGQPHVPERDIEPLWPPDPTDPDAAAPPWAAPQPAAPAWPTPPASAAWPPAPPQPVEPADGPPPDRIPSNTGNGTAVARTVQPSVDLDLPFTLDHPPAAPDGRAAGSSRAAVPATPDGPATEAAVPLAAAEAVIPPAADGTATTPPTAGEAGAGLPPTAEATTVVPPTSDATTVVPPTADATTVVVPPTADEAAGGSGRGGDATATAGSRNESPWAQPPQRLSNSANGPSGGTPTSPPAEATTAPVTPPATQAPPPGPVMPPAADMTAPDPVMPPAAEAPPPGPDGRPAATAAGDGGSPPRLGPFPPAPGVPMQPPYGDGTAYPPGPVGYGHPTTSAYPPPPQAGGSAPPPDRYPTAWPQQGFAVPQQPGPPAAQQPVPAAAYPAPAWTPESGATPTAEDFARRRQARPADPVATMGVRAVVNRMGLVRLPPGRHEQEVRRDIEMVRRNFGGLRQVTVVNPKGGAGKTVAILLLAMTFGQKRGGYVLAWDNNETQGTLGMRAQQDFHSRTVRDMLRDLGQFQGPHGRVGDLSQYVRSQGEGMFDVLASDESATGGEMLTAAAFAEIREVVSRFYKLIFVDTGNNVRAQNWQAAMDATDQLVVTMSARNDSAETAARMLDHLEQSGRQRLVRQAVTVVSMPPSRKEIDLPAIQQHFAARTRAVLLAPYERLIDTGEPIRYGQLSSATRDAWLKIAAAVAEGL; encoded by the coding sequence GTGGTGCACGAGAACGCCGACCGGGCCCACGTACCGGGCCAGCCGCACGTACCCGAGCGGGACATCGAACCGCTCTGGCCGCCGGATCCGACCGACCCGGACGCCGCCGCCCCGCCGTGGGCGGCACCCCAACCGGCCGCGCCGGCCTGGCCCACCCCGCCCGCGTCGGCCGCCTGGCCACCGGCCCCGCCACAGCCGGTCGAGCCGGCCGACGGGCCACCGCCGGACCGGATCCCGTCGAACACCGGCAACGGGACGGCCGTGGCCCGCACGGTGCAGCCCTCGGTCGACCTGGACCTGCCGTTCACCCTCGACCACCCGCCGGCCGCCCCTGACGGCCGGGCGGCGGGCTCGTCCCGAGCTGCCGTCCCGGCCACGCCCGACGGGCCGGCAACCGAGGCTGCCGTCCCGCTCGCAGCCGCAGAGGCGGTCATTCCACCCGCGGCCGACGGGACGGCGACCACTCCGCCTACGGCTGGCGAGGCGGGGGCCGGGCTCCCGCCCACGGCCGAAGCGACGACAGTTGTTCCGCCCACGTCCGACGCGACGACGGTTGTCCCACCCACGGCCGACGCGACGACGGTTGTTGTCCCGCCCACGGCCGACGAGGCGGCGGGCGGGTCTGGCCGGGGCGGTGACGCCACGGCGACGGCGGGCAGCCGGAACGAGTCGCCGTGGGCGCAGCCGCCGCAGCGGCTCTCCAACTCGGCGAACGGACCGTCCGGTGGCACCCCGACCTCGCCACCGGCCGAGGCCACCACCGCCCCGGTGACGCCTCCGGCCACCCAGGCGCCCCCGCCCGGGCCGGTGATGCCTCCGGCCGCCGACATGACCGCACCCGACCCGGTGATGCCTCCCGCCGCCGAGGCGCCCCCACCCGGGCCGGACGGCCGGCCGGCCGCAACCGCGGCGGGCGACGGGGGATCGCCGCCGCGCCTCGGGCCGTTCCCGCCCGCGCCGGGCGTACCGATGCAGCCGCCGTACGGGGACGGCACGGCGTATCCGCCGGGACCGGTCGGGTACGGGCACCCGACGACGTCGGCGTACCCGCCACCACCGCAGGCGGGCGGGTCCGCCCCACCGCCGGACCGGTACCCGACGGCGTGGCCGCAGCAGGGTTTCGCCGTACCGCAGCAGCCCGGCCCGCCTGCCGCGCAGCAGCCGGTGCCCGCCGCCGCGTATCCGGCGCCGGCCTGGACCCCGGAGAGCGGGGCCACTCCGACGGCCGAGGACTTCGCCCGCCGCCGCCAGGCCAGACCGGCCGACCCGGTGGCCACCATGGGCGTCCGGGCGGTGGTGAACCGGATGGGACTGGTCCGGCTTCCGCCCGGACGGCACGAGCAGGAGGTGAGGCGGGACATCGAGATGGTCCGGCGCAACTTCGGCGGGCTGCGCCAGGTGACCGTGGTCAACCCGAAGGGCGGCGCGGGCAAGACCGTCGCCATTCTGCTGCTCGCGATGACCTTCGGTCAGAAGCGCGGCGGATACGTGCTGGCCTGGGACAACAACGAGACCCAGGGCACCCTGGGCATGCGGGCCCAGCAGGACTTCCACTCCCGTACGGTCCGGGACATGCTGCGCGACCTGGGGCAGTTCCAGGGCCCGCACGGCCGGGTCGGCGACCTGTCGCAGTACGTCCGCTCGCAGGGCGAGGGAATGTTCGACGTGCTCGCCTCGGATGAGTCGGCGACCGGTGGGGAGATGCTCACCGCCGCCGCGTTCGCCGAGATCCGCGAGGTGGTCAGCCGCTTCTACAAGCTGATCTTCGTGGACACCGGGAACAACGTCCGGGCCCAGAACTGGCAGGCCGCGATGGACGCCACCGACCAACTGGTGGTCACCATGTCGGCCCGGAACGACTCGGCGGAGACGGCCGCCCGGATGCTCGACCACCTGGAGCAGAGCGGCCGGCAGCGGCTGGTCCGCCAGGCGGTGACGGTGGTGTCGATGCCGCCGTCGCGCAAGGAGATCGACCTGCCGGCGATCCAACAGCACTTCGCGGCCCGGACCCGGGCGGTGCTGCTGGCGCCGTACGAGCGGCTCATCGACACCGGCGAGCCGATCCGGTACGGCCAGCTCTCCTCGGCGACCCGGGACGCCTGGCTGAAGATCGCCGCAGCGGTCGCCGAAGGGCTCTAG
- a CDS encoding DUF3151 domain-containing protein: MQNLLPEPPATLLPAHSDADAALAAAAEQDTDEAYAEVAASFPSHSAAWAALGARALAAGQVITAYAYARTGYHRGLDQLRRSGWKGHGPVPWSHEPNQGFLRCLYVLSRAAGEIGEADEAARCAQFLRDCDPAAADALASH, from the coding sequence ATGCAGAACCTGTTGCCTGAGCCACCGGCCACCCTTCTGCCCGCGCACTCCGACGCCGATGCCGCGCTGGCCGCTGCCGCCGAGCAGGACACCGACGAGGCGTACGCCGAGGTCGCGGCCAGCTTCCCCAGCCACAGCGCGGCCTGGGCGGCGCTCGGGGCCCGGGCGCTCGCCGCGGGCCAGGTCATCACGGCGTACGCGTACGCGCGTACCGGTTACCACCGGGGCCTGGACCAGTTGCGCCGTAGCGGGTGGAAGGGGCACGGCCCGGTGCCCTGGTCACACGAGCCCAACCAGGGCTTCCTCCGCTGCCTCTACGTGCTCTCCCGCGCGGCGGGCGAGATCGGCGAGGCGGACGAGGCGGCCCGCTGTGCCCAGTTCCTCCGCGACTGCGATCCGGCTGCCGCGGACGCCCTGGCCAGTCACTGA
- a CDS encoding LOG family protein, translating into MPTPPPADVIEPHDTSIHEIETRAEFDRRLAEGTLAGLTVQGLRLDLDPVPDLRGVEVSGTLFVGCRFAGREVGADLVRRGANVVPPFSGLPYPTQPAHLYSADDLAAGFAEAGFAGMYDTRVYAHFRAHGGALPDVREALGQRLHDHGVDNALADATRAWLAVHGPQSVVGVMGGHAVPRGSDAYRMAAVLGWELARADRLVVTGGGPGVMEAANLGAFLAAWPAEELTAAIDLLATAPDFTDHDRYTEVALRVRERYSAGPGLPTPRPAAAGTEWARSGGLAIPTWLYGHEPANLFAGRIAKYFSNAIREDTILRLARGGIVFAPGRAGTVQEVFQAATKTYYGTDGASGAYVFLGRAYWTTELPVESLLRPLLAASPFGDLSTTVHLTDDVHEAVRLLTE; encoded by the coding sequence GTGCCGACCCCACCTCCCGCGGACGTCATCGAGCCGCACGACACCAGCATCCACGAGATCGAGACCCGGGCCGAGTTCGATCGGCGGCTCGCCGAGGGGACCCTCGCCGGCCTGACCGTGCAGGGGCTGCGCCTCGATCTCGATCCGGTCCCCGACCTGCGCGGCGTCGAGGTTTCCGGAACCCTCTTCGTGGGCTGCCGGTTCGCCGGCCGCGAGGTCGGCGCGGACCTGGTCCGGCGTGGCGCGAACGTGGTCCCGCCCTTCTCCGGGCTGCCCTACCCGACCCAGCCGGCCCATCTCTACAGCGCGGACGACCTGGCCGCGGGCTTCGCGGAGGCGGGGTTCGCCGGAATGTACGACACCAGGGTGTACGCGCACTTCCGCGCGCACGGCGGCGCGCTGCCGGACGTCCGGGAGGCGCTCGGCCAGCGGCTGCACGACCACGGGGTGGACAACGCCCTGGCGGACGCCACCCGCGCCTGGCTGGCGGTGCACGGGCCGCAGTCCGTGGTGGGCGTGATGGGCGGGCACGCGGTGCCGCGCGGCAGCGACGCGTACCGGATGGCGGCGGTGCTGGGCTGGGAGCTGGCGCGAGCCGACCGGCTGGTGGTGACCGGCGGCGGCCCCGGCGTGATGGAGGCGGCCAACCTGGGCGCCTTCCTCGCGGCCTGGCCGGCGGAGGAGCTGACGGCGGCGATCGACCTGCTCGCCACCGCGCCCGACTTCACCGACCACGACCGTTACACAGAGGTGGCGCTGCGGGTCCGGGAACGGTATTCGGCCGGCCCGGGGCTGCCCACGCCACGGCCGGCCGCGGCCGGTACGGAGTGGGCCCGCTCGGGTGGGCTGGCCATCCCCACCTGGCTGTACGGGCACGAGCCGGCGAACCTGTTCGCCGGGCGGATCGCCAAGTACTTCTCGAACGCGATCCGGGAGGACACCATCCTGCGGCTGGCCCGGGGCGGGATCGTCTTCGCGCCCGGTCGGGCCGGGACCGTGCAGGAGGTGTTCCAGGCGGCTACCAAGACCTACTACGGCACGGACGGCGCGAGCGGGGCGTACGTCTTCCTGGGCCGGGCGTACTGGACCACGGAGTTGCCGGTCGAGTCGCTGCTGCGCCCGCTGCTGGCCGCGTCCCCCTTCGGCGACCTGTCGACCACCGTGCACCTGACCGACGACGTGCACGAGGCGGTCCGCCTGCTGACCGAATGA
- the fbaA gene encoding class II fructose-bisphosphate aldolase — translation MPIASPEAYAEMLDRAKAGRFAYPAINVTSSQTLNAALKGFADAESDGIIQVSTGGAEYLSGPSVKDMVTGAVAFAKYAHEVAKHYPVNIALHTDHCPKDKLDKFVRPLMAISQERVKGGEEPLFQSHMWDGSAVPVAENLEIAEQLLTEAAKGKIVLEIEVGVVGGEEDGVENAINEKLYTTVEDGLAMVDALGLGEKGRYMAALTFGNVHGVYKPGNVKLRPAVLHDIQVAVGAKYGKEKPLSLVFHGGSGSLLSEIREALDYGVVKMNIDTDTQYCFTRPVADHMFRNYDGVLKVDGEVGNKKMYDPRVWGKAAEAGMAARVVEACEALRSTGTKMK, via the coding sequence ATGCCCATCGCTTCCCCCGAGGCTTACGCGGAGATGCTGGACCGGGCCAAGGCCGGCCGGTTCGCGTACCCCGCGATCAACGTGACCTCCTCGCAGACCCTGAACGCGGCGCTCAAGGGCTTCGCCGACGCGGAGAGCGACGGCATCATCCAGGTCTCCACCGGTGGGGCGGAGTACCTGTCCGGGCCGTCGGTCAAGGACATGGTCACCGGTGCCGTCGCGTTCGCCAAGTACGCCCACGAGGTGGCGAAGCACTACCCGGTGAACATCGCGCTGCACACCGACCACTGCCCGAAGGACAAGCTCGACAAGTTCGTCCGGCCGCTGATGGCCATCTCCCAGGAGCGGGTCAAGGGTGGCGAGGAGCCGCTGTTCCAGTCGCACATGTGGGACGGCTCCGCCGTGCCGGTGGCGGAGAACCTGGAGATCGCCGAGCAGCTCCTCACCGAGGCCGCCAAGGGCAAGATCGTCCTTGAGATCGAGGTCGGCGTTGTCGGCGGCGAGGAGGACGGTGTCGAGAACGCCATCAACGAGAAGCTCTACACCACCGTCGAGGACGGCCTGGCCATGGTCGACGCGCTCGGCCTCGGCGAGAAGGGCCGCTACATGGCGGCGCTGACCTTCGGCAACGTGCACGGCGTCTACAAGCCGGGCAACGTCAAGCTCCGCCCCGCGGTGTTGCACGACATCCAGGTGGCCGTCGGCGCCAAGTACGGCAAGGAGAAGCCGCTCAGCCTGGTCTTCCACGGCGGGTCCGGCTCGCTGCTGTCGGAGATCCGCGAGGCGCTGGACTACGGCGTGGTGAAGATGAACATCGACACCGACACCCAGTACTGCTTCACCCGGCCGGTGGCGGACCACATGTTCCGCAACTACGACGGCGTGCTGAAGGTCGACGGCGAGGTCGGCAACAAGAAGATGTACGACCCGCGCGTCTGGGGCAAGGCCGCCGAGGCCGGCATGGCCGCCCGCGTCGTCGAGGCCTGCGAGGCACTGCGCTCCACCGGCACCAAGATGAAGTGA
- a CDS encoding diacylglycerol kinase family protein: MYDVVLLTLGSERDGSGGGCGSGGACCGGADEAAPDAMPAERCETPRVPVLACADALTARGARVETVTARSDAEIDEVLARLDGPPRPDGLTWPDPDTKTRLVIATASDGQLRAVLRRLVRRYAPPPSRRPADLAGNRTVPDLPPVGVLPLDPARSGTARDLAAQLGLPRDPAAVAAAVLDGTARRLDLLRNDGGSVTLDGALLGAADDAGRPLRWRARVEVDSAVLSDGEEPILACAIGNAGGYARLDDVTLLADPDPTDGRVEVAVAVPVVTRSALGRKRVRLEVRRARGRAVAVVPRDEKVPFLDDGVEGELSRKRSWWVEPDAWAVWTA, translated from the coding sequence GTGTACGACGTGGTGCTGCTCACCCTCGGCTCGGAGCGGGACGGGTCCGGTGGGGGCTGCGGCAGCGGCGGCGCCTGCTGCGGTGGCGCCGACGAGGCCGCCCCCGACGCCATGCCCGCGGAGCGCTGCGAGACGCCGCGCGTACCGGTGCTGGCCTGCGCGGACGCCCTGACCGCCAGAGGTGCCCGGGTGGAGACGGTGACCGCGCGCTCGGACGCCGAGATCGACGAGGTGCTCGCCCGCCTCGACGGGCCGCCGCGCCCCGACGGCCTCACCTGGCCGGATCCGGACACCAAGACCCGGCTGGTAATCGCCACGGCCAGCGACGGGCAGTTGCGCGCCGTGCTGCGCCGGCTGGTCCGGCGGTACGCTCCGCCGCCCAGCCGCCGTCCGGCCGACCTGGCCGGCAACCGCACCGTCCCCGATCTGCCGCCGGTCGGCGTACTCCCGCTCGACCCGGCCCGGAGCGGGACGGCGCGGGACCTGGCCGCGCAGCTCGGGCTGCCCCGCGATCCGGCGGCGGTGGCCGCCGCGGTGCTGGACGGCACGGCCCGCCGGCTCGACCTGCTGCGCAACGACGGCGGTTCGGTGACCCTGGACGGCGCGCTGCTCGGCGCGGCCGACGACGCCGGCCGACCGCTGCGCTGGCGGGCCCGGGTGGAGGTCGACAGCGCCGTCCTCTCCGACGGCGAGGAGCCGATCCTGGCCTGCGCGATCGGCAACGCCGGCGGGTACGCCCGGCTGGACGACGTGACCCTGCTGGCCGACCCGGACCCCACCGACGGCCGGGTCGAGGTGGCGGTCGCCGTGCCCGTGGTCACCCGATCCGCGCTGGGCCGGAAGCGGGTACGCCTCGAAGTGCGCCGGGCCCGGGGACGGGCGGTGGCGGTCGTACCGCGCGACGAGAAGGTGCCCTTCCTCGACGACGGTGTCGAGGGCGAGCTGAGCCGTAAGCGGTCCTGGTGGGTCGAGCCGGACGCCTGGGCGGTCTGGACAGCCTGA
- a CDS encoding adenylosuccinate synthase, with amino-acid sequence MPAIVLIGAQWGDEGKGKVTDLLGGRVDYVVRYSGGNNAGHTVITPDGQKYALHLMPSGALSPSAMIVIGNGVVVDPKVLLEEIDGLAERGVDVSRLRISGDAHLIMPHHRALDRVVERYLGSSRIGTTGRGIGPAYGDKVARMGIRLQDLLDPGILRKKLELALREKNQVLFKVYNRKAIDVDATIEEYLGYAERLTPYIAETRAMLWDALDRGEIVLLEGAQATMLDMDHGTYPFVTSSNPTAGGACVGAGIPPTAITRVIAVSKAYTTRVGSGPFPTELFDDNGQHLRKVGHEYGTTTGRERRTGWFDAVVARYACRLNGVTDLVITKLDVLTGLPKVPICVGYEINGKRFDDMPMTQTDFHHATPIYEELDGWWEDITKARTEDELPENARRYIARIEELTGTRVSVVGVGPGRDENVLRHPLLPA; translated from the coding sequence ATGCCAGCGATCGTGCTCATCGGTGCTCAGTGGGGCGACGAGGGCAAGGGCAAGGTTACCGACCTGCTGGGCGGGCGGGTCGACTACGTGGTGCGCTACTCCGGCGGTAACAACGCCGGCCATACGGTGATCACCCCGGACGGGCAGAAGTACGCGCTGCACCTCATGCCGTCCGGCGCGCTTTCGCCGAGCGCGATGATCGTCATCGGCAACGGCGTGGTGGTCGACCCGAAGGTGCTGCTGGAGGAGATCGACGGGCTCGCCGAGCGGGGCGTGGACGTCTCCCGGCTGCGGATCTCCGGCGACGCGCACCTGATCATGCCGCACCACCGGGCGCTGGACCGGGTGGTCGAGCGCTACCTCGGCTCGTCCCGGATCGGCACCACCGGCCGGGGCATCGGCCCGGCGTACGGCGACAAGGTCGCCCGGATGGGCATCCGGCTCCAGGACCTGCTCGACCCCGGCATCCTGCGCAAGAAGCTGGAGTTGGCGCTCCGCGAGAAGAACCAGGTGCTGTTCAAGGTCTACAACCGCAAGGCGATCGACGTCGACGCGACGATCGAGGAGTACCTGGGTTACGCCGAGCGACTCACGCCGTACATCGCGGAGACCCGGGCGATGCTCTGGGACGCCCTGGACCGCGGCGAGATCGTGCTGCTGGAGGGTGCCCAGGCGACCATGCTCGACATGGACCACGGCACGTACCCCTTCGTCACCTCGTCGAACCCGACGGCCGGCGGGGCGTGCGTGGGCGCGGGCATCCCGCCGACCGCGATCACCAGGGTCATCGCGGTGAGCAAGGCGTACACCACCCGGGTGGGCTCGGGTCCGTTCCCGACCGAGCTGTTCGATGACAATGGCCAGCACCTGCGCAAGGTCGGCCACGAGTACGGCACCACCACCGGCCGGGAGCGCCGCACCGGCTGGTTCGACGCCGTCGTGGCCCGGTACGCCTGCCGCCTCAACGGCGTCACCGACCTGGTCATCACCAAGCTGGACGTGCTTACCGGCCTGCCGAAGGTGCCGATCTGCGTCGGGTACGAGATCAACGGCAAGCGTTTCGACGACATGCCGATGACGCAGACCGACTTCCACCACGCCACTCCGATCTACGAGGAGCTGGACGGCTGGTGGGAGGACATCACCAAGGCCCGGACCGAGGACGAACTGCCCGAGAACGCGCGCCGCTACATCGCGAGGATCGAAGAGCTCACCGGCACCCGGGTGAGCGTCGTCGGGGTGGGCCCCGGCCGCGACGAAAACGTCCTCCGCCACCCCCTCCTCCCCGCCTAA